TAAGACTGTTATTTAATGTTTGAGTCAAGTTTTgtggtttaaagaagaaaaatgaacgAAAAatacacatgttttattagctatacatttgtttatattattttatttccaagtaatttacaattttgtagtattaacgattttggtttgaaaagtttcaatatgtgtgaatctaaaaccaaataagtataccATGAAAGTATCAATAATTAAGTGAATATGTGACTATGTTGACTTTCatgaattatacaaattttaCTAGAAAAGTGGCAAAAGTTGTGTGATAGTATAAAAATGAACTTTTAAATAGTGGAAGAACgtgaagaagttgatgattCTTTTTATCAAGATTTGAAGTTTTAGAAcaactaattttatatttaaaattgtgcatttgaaataaaaaaaagtttgcctttatagtaatataaatttttttataagataatattttataactgttatttatctttttcttgGTTCGACTAGGATAAATATCTTTTTCTTGGTTCAAAAGGAATATACGATTTATCCCAATCCGGTTTACATCCATTTCCAAACCGGTTGGTTTTGTCACAATCGTTCGAGATAAGACTACGTTACCaccatcttcgtcttcacaCTCTGCAACACCTCTCAACTCAACTCACCttacaatgttttctctcaaatcCTCAATCTCATCCTCGCCATTCACACAATCCACTACTCATGGATTATTCACTAACCCGAATACCCGACCCGTTACTCCATTACCACGTACCGTTTCCTTTACCGTAACCGCTTCAATGATACCAAGAAAAGGCTCAGCCAACATGATTCCCAAAAACCCTCCGGCAAAGCGACAGCTTTACCAACCATTCCGACCACCGTCATCTCCGATTCCACCTCAGTTCCGTTCACTCGATTCCGCCGGTAAAATCGAAGTCCTCTCCGGTCGATTAGCTCTCTGGTTCGAATACGCACCGCTCATCTCTTCTCTCTACTCCGAGGGCTTAACTCCTCCAAACATCGAAGAGCTCACAGGTATCACAAGCATCGAACAGAACCGTCTTATCGTCGGCGCTAAAGTTCGTGACTCGATTCTTCAATCTCTCCATGAGCCGGAGCTCATCGCCGCGTTCGACACCGGCGGTGAGGAGCTTCTCTACGAGATCCGTCTCCTCAGCAATACGCAGCGTGTTGCGGCGGCCAAGTTCATCATCGATCGCAGTATTGACTCGAAAGGCGCGCAGGATTTGGCGCGAGCCATCAAGGATTACCCTAGCCGACGTGGAGACGTTGGATGGTTGGACTTTGATTACAATTTACCAGGAGATTGTCTCGCCTTCTTGTATTACAGGCAGAGCAGAGAGAACAAGAACCCATCGGAACAGAGGACCACGATGCTTCTACAAGCATTGGATGTTGCTCAATCGGAAAAGGCTAAGAACAAGTTAAACAAGGATCTTTACGGGGAGAAAGATGAAGATAAGGTGAacgagaagaaagaggaagtcGTAGCTGTTCGTGTTCCGGTTGTGAGGCTTAAGTTTGGAGAAGTAGCAGGAGCGAGCTCGGTGATAGTTTTGCCGGTTTGCAAAGCATCGGAAGGGGAAAAGAAGATTCTTGAAGCTCCCATGGAGATCATAGCTGGAGGAGATTTCAAGGTGGTTGAGGCAGAGAAAGGATGGAGGAGATGGGTTGTGCTTCCTGCTTGGAACCCAGTGGCAGCCATTGGGAAAGGCGGTGTAGCTGTTTCTTTCAGGGATGATAGGAAAGTACTGCCTTGGGACGGAAAAGAGGAGCCTTTACTGGTTGTCACAGATAGGAAGAGGAATGTGGTGGAGGCTGATGACGGGTATTACCTCGTGGTAGCTGAGAATGGACTGAAGCTAGAGAAAGGATCTGAGCTGAAGGCGAGAGATGTGAAGAAGAGTTTAGGGATGGTTTTGTTGGTGGTGAGGCCGccaagagaagatgatgatgattggcAGACGAGTCATGAAAACTGGGACTGATATATAGAATCAATACCCATATCCTATCCTGTAACAGATTACTGAGTTATATAATCATGTAAAATTTTTGGATAAAGTTGGAAACTTTTTGTTCTCAAGACACAATCAGAAAACAGAGCACGATTTTCTCTATTTGCATTCTAGTTCATGTCTTAGTGTAAAAGATCCTACCAATcagacttttttgttttggtaaatgttttattaaccGAGCCATTGCTGTGCACGGCGTTCACCGCTAGCTCCAACTGAGCTCCGGATGCTCATTTTCTCATTGGCGTATTTATCCTGAAGCGCTTCAAAAGCTGTCACGTCGAGTTTTCCTGTGACTGATTTGCCTTGCTTCCTACGGAGATGTTGTTCACGAACAGAAGCCCAGAGTTTCTCCACTGCTTGTCTCTGTTGTGATGTGAACCTTGATACGTTCTCAAAGGCATGTTTCACCAGTATGTCTATAACTGTTTGGCACCTGAAAATTAGTCCAATCATTCCTCAATTTCGCAGTTGTGACATTATAACAAGTTCAATGGTATATATTCAGTTCAATGGATCATGTGAATCATGGAAGCGTTCTTACCATGGAACTTTGTAACGGCGTGCAGCAATCTCCAAGCATGTAATCAAAGCTTCTCTTTTTGACCTGAGAAACCTCTTGTTCTCGTCGGCATCTGCATCTTCATTTGGTCTCCTTATctttgttttacaatttttctttCCGGAACTGGGAATCAAGGCTTCGAGTCCAAAGGGATCAGACTCGACATTTTCATTATCTCCAGCTGAAGCAGCTTCAGCCACGTCCTGTGTTGTCTGGCCATCTCCGTTGTCCTTCATCGCCGCTTCTTCAAGAATAGCTGCTTCTTCCACATCATCCTCCTCAGTTGCAACTGGAAGATCAGATATAGTCTCCTTTATTCGAGTAGCAGTCTTGGAAAACTAAACGAAAATACAAAAATGAGACATTATGACAACCTCAGAGGATAACTATCAAGACAACAATATCCATAACACAGTGAAGGAGGCAATCTATATTCTAAATGTAAGTAACTAAAGCCAGACATAGTCCAAAATATTGGTATAAGTCAGAGACTAAGGTACACGAGGTTCTTACCATAAAGCTGTCATCAGTGAAGAGGTCATTAGCCACAACTGCTTTGTATGTCCATATGGTCAACAGATTCTTCTGGCTTTTATCAAGGCACTgattgaaaacaaaagataagaacTTTCATAAAAAACTGCCCCTTCTCCTCTAATGAATTAGTTCAATAGCTTCAACCATgaatttttatgtgtttacctcGACAACATCTTGTGCTGCTGTGAACAATGCATGAAAGTCAGCTCGAACCAATCGATCTGTACAAGGAGTTTTAGACGACATGGCAGCTTCAAGTATAGCAATGAAGTAGCTGCTTGTTTCTGGCTTCACACTTCCAGCTTGGATCAGCCGTATCGCAAGCTTTGAAGCTTTAGAAAACTTGGAAGGGTTCTTGATGTGAGATGTTATCTTCTGCATCGCTTCTATCACTTGTTCCTCTGATGCATCAGTTGATGTCTTGAACTGTAGACGCTTTTTAGGGGCTGCAACTGACATATTAAAGATTTATCACAAGTTGATGGTTACATTCTTATTATAACTTTGTGAAGCGTATAAGTTCAAGTAGCTAAAACACTACCTTCCGGTTCTTGTTCTGGTTCTGGTTCCGGTGTAGATACTGCTGGTTTTGATCGCTTAAGTGCGCTCTTGAGAACAGGAGGAGCTGTGACATTTGAGCACTAAATCAGATCAGTAAGAGAAAGACTACATAAAACCAACGGCTAATGTTGAtaccaaattagggtttttttttttaagttcacaGCCCTAATCATCAATGTAACACAGAGGTTTCAAGAAAGCTGAAGAAGTGAGTTCAATGCAGGAAACAAGAAGAGACGCCAAAATCAAAGAGCAAAAAGTTATTAAAACGAATCAAATTCAGATTAAAATTAAGCTAACCTGAAACATTGGGTACAGCAGATTCATGTGGCTTCGATCGCTTCAGGGCACTCTTGAGAACCAGAGTCGGAGCTGAAGAGGAAGTTTCATTCTTCGACTCGTCTGATATTGGAGAAATTGGTAGCTCTTGCTGCTGAGCCGACGACGAAGGAGGTGGCAGCCCGGAGAATAAATTGTCCGCcatctctcctctctctctctctctctctctccggttTGTCGACGGAGACGAAGACAGGAGCCTAAACTGACTTGTGTTCGCCTTTTGGGCcttttatgatatattttcgGCCCAATTAGTTAAACGTAATTCTCGGCCCAATTAGTTAAACGTAACCCATTAACGATATTGTGACTGTGTTGTGTGGGGGAATTGGGATGATTTATTTGGTAATTTGTAGTCTCTTACCATTGAATTCCATACCTTCAAAGACTCATATTAGAGCTTTCAAATCATCAACTAGTGCCACAAGTGTTAACTAAAGTACCtctaattttacaaatttattaatgataatAGAGATAAGACTTGTTAAAGTTTAATAGTAGtagtaaagaacacaaaaacaaaatcatacaatCGGTGTATACAGTTTATTTTTACActattaattctttttgtttcattattgtgtgtgtttgtttatgtAGTCCCGAGGAGTTCAACCACCCTTTGGCTTTTTTGTCTACCTCGATTTAATTAATCAACAAATAATGTTTTAgctatatttatacatatataatgttttagttGAGAGTTGTTGAGTAGGGAAAAAAAGAACAGTATTAGAACAGACTAAAACTAAACGacttgtaaaattttaataatttaattttactttggACATAATATAATTtcgtatatattaatatatacataaatacaatatatgCATGCATATCTAAGTAACAATAGAAGGCAATTAGCCTTTACCTTCGACAAATGgctaataatatataatatgatatggAGGTGCCTCAGTGGCTGCAAAGATAGTATTGGTGAATTTTGCCATGTTGAGAGGAGTCACTGAGATATAGATACATTAATTAGAAAAACCTATTTTTGCGATAACTAGTAAGTCGtaacttttaataattatgCTTTTGATCCATCAATACATAATCTCCTAGTGAAGTTTCTATACGATGCATGCGTGTATGCATATACTCTATATTATTCCCACCAAATACACTATTCGTAACCTGAAATGagttttaacatttaaaagtCATACCTATTTGTATAAGCAGTGTCAAACTCAGTTTAAATtgtgcttttgttttttataagaAGTTATTTAGAGGACTTATGTAATCAAATATGGAAGCAAATTCTTCTATTCAAAGGGAAAACTAAAACTATATATGGTATTCAATCGTGAAGTTTGAAAACGATCTGGAAACCGAAAATCATTTGTTATAATGTTTTTGTATGTATTTTCAATTATGCTatataatgttttcttggtAACTTTTATACTTGGAAACGTCCACATACGCAGTGTGAAGTTTTCAGTAGAGGTCATTTCCTTTAAGTATCCAATTATATATGCTGTCGTAGAttcgatttatatatatatttcgatcCAATGAACACTAcatagatattattttatacaGAAGTTTTATATTCGAAAAAACCTTATGATTCAACTTTCGAAATAAAATCAGTGTAATGGGAAAACGATCGTGCGCCCCATTAGTTTCAACCTCGGCGCTCGACCCCACACATCAATTATAACGCTAActtaaaaaagacaaaatacaaaatgacaggtttaaagaaaattatcttAACCAATTATTATAATACTATCTAATATGCCAAATGCCAATTAACAAAATTTCCCTCAAATGACAAAATCATTTTGCAAAACAAtgtcattaaaaattttaccaagaaaacgTACAATGCATATTGTATAGTCTATTTGTAACacgactttttttctttcttaaatatatttatgtcaCTCTCTCAAGCCTTGAGTTGTGggatttgttttaattagtatatactttttttataGACGCCTATTCGTATATACGTATGTATGATGTATAAGATATATCTACATATGCTTCtacttattttataagttagcttacattacatattttctctttcttgctTAGTATCATTCTTTGTCGTGTTCTTTTAATTAACCTTTCGTCAGTTTGTCTTGTGTTTCTCACAACACAAAAACTTGTAAAAGTGTTAAGAAATCAAGATCTGAAAAATCTTATCACCTCTTTTAGGtttctcgtttttttcttcatcttcctgaTCTAAAATCACTTCTATTTCTTAGGGTTTCACTTCTTGAAATATATACTGATCAGAACTTAACCTCTCTAGGGCTTTAATGGCGAATCCATGGTGGACAGGACAAGTGAACCTCTCGGGCCTCGAAACGACACCGCCCGGTTCCTCTCAGTTAAAGAAACCAGATCTCCACATCTCCATGAACATGGCCATGGACTCAGGTCATaacaaccatcatcatcaccaagaaGTCGATAACAACAACGACGACGATAGAGACAACTTGAGTGGAGACGACCACGAGCCACGTGAAGGAGCCGTAGAAGCCCCCACGCGCCGTCCACGTGGACGCCCTGCTGGTTCTAAGAACAAACCAAAGCCACCGATCTTCGTCACGCGCGATTCCCCGAATGCTCTGAAGAGCCATGTCATGGAGATCGCTAGTGGGACTGACGTCATCGAAACCCTAGCTACTTTCGCCAGGCGGCGTCAACGTGGCATCTGCATCTTAAGCGGAAACGGCACTGTGGCTAACGTCACCCTCCGTCAACCATCGACGGCTACGGTTGCCGCAGCTCCTGGTGGTGCGGCGGTTTTGGCTTTGCAAGGGAGGTTTGAGATTCTTTCTTTGACCGGTTCTTTCTTGCCAGGACCGGCTCCACCTGGTTCCACCGGTTTAACAATTTACTTAGCCGGTGGTCAAGGTCAGGTTGTTGGAGGAAGCGTGGTTGGCCCATTGATGGCGGCTGGTCCAGTGATGCTGATCGCGGCCACGTTCTCTAACGCTACTTACGAGAGATTGCCtttggaggaggaagaggcagCAGAGAGAGGCGGCGGTGGAGGCAGCGGAGGAGTGGTTCCAGGGCAGCTGGGAGGCGGAGGTTCGCCGCTGAGcagcggtggtggtggaggcgaCGCTAACCAAGGACTTCCAGTGTATAATATGCCTGGAAATCTAGTTTCTAATGGTGGCGGCAGTGGCGGAGGTGGACAGATGAGCGGCCAAGAAGCTTATGGTTGGGCTCAAGCTAGGTCAGGATTTTAACGTACGTTGAAATGGctttttattttacagaagtTAACAATAAGAATTATAACGATGTGttttttatgatgatgatgaaaaccAGTCAGTTGCTAGTTTGCTACTTGTGCTACTAGTGAGCTATATAGTGTGAGTGCGTACATTATATAATGTTCTCTCTTGACTATGATTTTTATTTGCTAAATTTCACTTAGCttacttgtgtttttatgttctcttattaaaagttttctttctttgtttgatgCTCCATTTTATATAATGAAGTTATGTGtgcatatatagatatatgtgtaTGATTGATCCTCATTAGATTAAATTAAGCACCTTGGGGTTGaccatttttttatatgtatgatTAGCATTAATTATAGGctataaattatttgaaactGATAAACTCTAAGTGCTTGGTCTAATTTCTTTCAATGGTACATAGATTATTTACACtagatatataagatattttttctaatatattaaaaaaaaaaatacatctatGTATGTGTGCATGCATTTATTGGATTGGGAATCACAAACCTTACACtgttacacacacacatacctagcctcaataatcatatatatatatatatatatattggttttgattttactataaattaatacgtGTAAACAaaccccatatatatatatatgaacaagaCAATCGGATTCTAACTCGATTAAGAGAAACATTGTTTAAGCAATGtacattaacatatatattgtttagaaagaacaagaaagatgaaGTCACTCCGATTGCAGGAAGTTATACGTACGTTGGTTCGAATCCACatttatttgtaacatacaTGAAATATCATTTGCGAAGAGCATCAGCTCCACTAATTCTTTAGAGAAATAGGATTGCATGCAAAAATTCAGATCAATATATTCCTTTAACACACTATTAAGtgatactatatatatctttcattATATAACATGCACTAGTCGAAAGAGATGATGTATACAACAGAAAATATCTATAACTAGTAAGTTACCctaatttatttaagttatatatctatttcaaatgaaaatatattttgcgtATATGCATGTGTGATGTGTCTTTTGGAAAACCAATTTGTTTGGATTGAAACCTAAGAATATTGGATTTATAATGGTTTTGTGAATCTGCATTCCGCAACGGTCAAATATATACAAAGAAGCGGTAGTCAACCTCAACTAAAATAACTAAATCAATCGACTGCAAAacttatttgttatatatatgtgtacatGTTTTTATGGCATACTGCAAGTCCAATGCAACTAATATACCAAACTTATTTCTTAATACAACTGTTCTATATAATAAGATACCTCTTGTAATTGTCAGCTTATAAGTGTCGTCATTTTAACAATTTTCTAGGCTTTCTTGACCAtcttttaatcaaaaatcataaacaaaggTATGAGAATAGAGGAGTACCTATTCACATGGTACCACATGGGTTCCTCTTGCAAAACGCAAACCCTAATAGActtgttaattatttattcatATCCGTACCTTCTCGGGCAGATATGCATAAAACTAAACATGATTAGAGAAGTGCTTTTGAATTTTGCATTATTCATGCTAGTTCCCTGTAgtaatgtaaatatataatttatttagatCATATCCAACTAGTACTCAAGCAGAgtaattaaacaacaacaaataatgtATTCTTATTCtgaatttcttataattaattaagtagtataTCTGgctcttatattttatttatgagaaaactagtttttgatattaatcaggtgtgacaaaaaaatacttatataaatttattttttagagCCATTTCCAACAACAAAGTCAGCACTTTCTTCCAAGTGATGAAGTTAAACtcaatttaaataattatatatagatatattgtatatatatatatatatatataattatgaggAAACCtgattttaatgtttaatttgtaagTAATTTAATAATTCTATAGAAATTCGAAAAAGCGTTGTGTAGAAAATCATATGTTCCTTGTGATATTTTATTGAAAAGGAAGTCCTAAACCGCACTCAAAagacaataataattaactagaaAAAGTCTAATACTAGAGCAATTAACAAATAATACTTTGAAAAGGAATCCATAAACGAGCATTATTAAAAGTATAACAAAGACCACAAGATAAAGCATTTGCTTAGGGGtcctaaaaaaaactatatataaaaaaggactttaaaaaaaaaaaaattaggacgCCGAGGTACTCATCAAACATACAATATATGTAGTAgatattaattataagaaattaatagtataccaaaaagaaaatgagaattatactatttcttttattttttctatgtataaCATGGTAGAGATTAGAGAATAGAGATAAATAACATATGCCGTTTCTTTTTTccgctttttttttggtcaattatTTGTATGAAACGAAAATTGAATTTCTTAACTAAGTTGGAATGGGGAAATTTCTTGTCGTTGCGTAATTGTTTATACCATCcatgtccaaataaaaattcGAACGTCACATATGTcgaaataatataatttatagcGTTACGTGATGTTTGTTCTTAAGCCTACACAAAGCATTAAATAACACTAACTTCGGTATTGGtataaggaaaagaaaatacaaaatataatgtaCTAGTCGTAACATGTATTGGTATCGGACGATTGGTTGTGGTGGTCTGGTCTCCAAGAACTGAGTCTAAAACTCCAAACTAATAATTTGCCGATAAAGAAACCAATTTACATTGACTAAAGTTGAAGAGTTAGTTATTAAATTCTTGATTTAtgaaagatttatttatttttcgttGATAAAGAAAAGTCCAATATCTATCTTTGTAGTGTTGAATGCTTGAAGCATCCAGTTATCAAGGATGAAAAAGTCAGTAGAGgaataaaaatgatgaatttgaCAAAATGTATCAATTTAAAagatgttgtatatatatatatatatttttctttttaaaataaagaattattCAGGACTAacgtaaaatattttgaagagaATTGCTGActaaactataaattaattattattaaatctaataaaattaagttatttTCCGCTTAAAATGCGAAAATCATAACGTATCCAATTCTCATTACCGTAGAAacgagacaacaacaacaaaaaaaacacttcccCAAAGAGGTCCCCTATGCGTCAGATCTTCAACGAATCCTCACTCCGctttcttcatttcttgatttttgatTCATTTCAAGATTTTTGATTTCTACTTTCTTCTCTGAGCTAGCTTCTTCACTCGCTTGCGCTCTGCAGAGCTCGTCTAAGCTCAGAAGCCATAACATGCAAAAGAACCGGTTTCTGAATCATACCATTCATCCCCATTTGCAAACATCTTTCCCTAACATGATCTTCAGTACTTGCAGTCAAAGCTATAATCAATGGCCAATGATGCCCACAAAACTTCCTTATCTTCATTGCTACTTCGAAACCATCCATCTCCGGCATCTGCAGATCCAATATTATAATTCTATACGACATTTCCACATTTGACAACGCACTCAAACACTCAAAACCAGACGAGACAGCAGTCACTTCACATCCGAGTTTCTCAAGAAGTCTCTTGGTTACAGTTCTGTTCACATCGTCATCGTCTGCTAGAGTGATTCTTAGACCACGAAGAATAGAATTTGAATTCGGATGTTGAAGCTCAGTAGCATTCCCTGCTAAGATTGATCTCCTAATCGAAGGTCTTGTCTGAAACCGCAGAACTAGTTGCATACTCTGTGTTTGTCCATGTGATTTCGGTGATATCCATATGTTTCCTTGCATCATCTGaagtcaaatttcaaaatcacaTACAGAGACTGTAATTAAAATCTctcatatatacaaattttctaattgagataaaccaaaaagaacagAACAGAGAGATTTGATGAGATCACTAACCTGTGCAAGTTTTCTACACATGCCTAAGCTCAAGCCTTCCTTAATGCCATTGCTATGGTACCTTCTGTTTGGAATATGCCTCATCGCCATAGCCGAACCATCCAATGGAGGATTCTGAATCTCATTAATCTCAACTTCAAATTTCACACCGAGCGAATCATCCGACATATGCGACTTCCACATCCCAGTCTCTCTTTTGCTCTTGTCCTGACTACTACCAGTACCTTCAGAGATAACCCTGAATGTAACGGTTTTGCCTCCATCAGTCATATCCAATATATACCCAAGCATGTACATCACAAGCTGAAATGTTCTCTTCTCATCTCCCACTACTAAATTAGGCAAACGCGTTTGAACATCCATCTCAAAACCGTAACCTTTGTAAACACTCAAGCATTTCGCAACACAAGCTGCTTCTCTTATCAAAGAATGTAGCTGAAACCGTTTTACCTCTAACGCAGATTTCCCATTATCTTTAGGCGAGATGTCAATCACGTCATTGATAAGAGCTGAAAGAACAGTGCTTGTTTTCATGAGCGCATCAACAATGATCTTCTGGTCAAGACTCATACTTTCAGACTGAAACATCGAGAGGAGACCGAGAATAG
The Camelina sativa cultivar DH55 chromosome 15, Cs, whole genome shotgun sequence DNA segment above includes these coding regions:
- the LOC104744560 gene encoding rubisco accumulation factor 1.2, chloroplastic-like encodes the protein MFSLKSSISSSPFTQSTTHGLFTNPNTRPVTPLPRTVSFTVTASMIPRKGSANMIPKNPPAKRQLYQPFRPPSSPIPPQFRSLDSAGKIEVLSGRLALWFEYAPLISSLYSEGLTPPNIEELTGITSIEQNRLIVGAKVRDSILQSLHEPELIAAFDTGGEELLYEIRLLSNTQRVAAAKFIIDRSIDSKGAQDLARAIKDYPSRRGDVGWLDFDYNLPGDCLAFLYYRQSRENKNPSEQRTTMLLQALDVAQSEKAKNKLNKDLYGEKDEDKVNEKKEEVVAVRVPVVRLKFGEVAGASSVIVLPVCKASEGEKKILEAPMEIIAGGDFKVVEAEKGWRRWVVLPAWNPVAAIGKGGVAVSFRDDRKVLPWDGKEEPLLVVTDRKRNVVEADDGYYLVVAENGLKLEKGSELKARDVKKSLGMVLLVVRPPREDDDDWQTSHENWD
- the LOC104744559 gene encoding uncharacterized protein LOC104744559 isoform X2; the protein is MADNLFSGLPPPSSSAQQQELPISPISDESKNETSSSAPTLVLKSALKRSKPHESAVPNVSAPPVLKSALKRSKPAVSTPEPEPEQEPEAPKKRLQFKTSTDASEEQVIEAMQKITSHIKNPSKFSKASKLAIRLIQAGSVKPETSSYFIAILEAAMSSKTPCTDRLVRADFHALFTAAQDVVECLDKSQKNLLTIWTYKAVVANDLFTDDSFMFSKTATRIKETISDLPVATEEDDVEEAAILEEAAMKDNGDGQTTQDVAEAASAGDNENVESDPFGLEALIPSSGKKNCKTKIRRPNEDADADENKRFLRSKREALITCLEIAARRYKVPWCQTVIDILVKHAFENVSRFTSQQRQAVEKLWASVREQHLRRKQGKSVTGKLDVTAFEALQDKYANEKMSIRSSVGASGERRAQQWLG
- the LOC104744559 gene encoding uncharacterized protein LOC104744559 isoform X1, producing the protein MADNLFSGLPPPSSSAQQQELPISPISDESKNETSSSAPTLVLKSALKRSKPHESAVPNVSAPPVLKSALKRSKPAVSTPEPEPEQEPEVAAPKKRLQFKTSTDASEEQVIEAMQKITSHIKNPSKFSKASKLAIRLIQAGSVKPETSSYFIAILEAAMSSKTPCTDRLVRADFHALFTAAQDVVECLDKSQKNLLTIWTYKAVVANDLFTDDSFMFSKTATRIKETISDLPVATEEDDVEEAAILEEAAMKDNGDGQTTQDVAEAASAGDNENVESDPFGLEALIPSSGKKNCKTKIRRPNEDADADENKRFLRSKREALITCLEIAARRYKVPWCQTVIDILVKHAFENVSRFTSQQRQAVEKLWASVREQHLRRKQGKSVTGKLDVTAFEALQDKYANEKMSIRSSVGASGERRAQQWLG
- the LOC104744561 gene encoding AT-hook motif nuclear-localized protein 19, producing MANPWWTGQVNLSGLETTPPGSSQLKKPDLHISMNMAMDSGHNNHHHHQEVDNNNDDDRDNLSGDDHEPREGAVEAPTRRPRGRPAGSKNKPKPPIFVTRDSPNALKSHVMEIASGTDVIETLATFARRRQRGICILSGNGTVANVTLRQPSTATVAAAPGGAAVLALQGRFEILSLTGSFLPGPAPPGSTGLTIYLAGGQGQVVGGSVVGPLMAAGPVMLIAATFSNATYERLPLEEEEAAERGGGGGSGGVVPGQLGGGGSPLSSGGGGGDANQGLPVYNMPGNLVSNGGGSGGGGQMSGQEAYGWAQARSGF